The sequence CATTTCCCCAAGCTTCATGTACAAGGCATATTGCTCCTCAAAAGTAAGGTTTGCCAATATCTAATAAACAAGTAACAAAGTCAACACATCCGCATTTACTATGATACAAGGGAAGACATAATAATATGCACAACTTCATGAATTTACCTGATCTAAGATCATTTCAACCGATATACTTTGAGGCACAACGAACGATTGATGATAGATGTATGCAAACACAGCCATTACCATCTATAGTAAATGAACATATCAATCAGAACAAAAAACATGAAAGGTAGCAATTTAAATTAGAGCAAGATTGACCACGAAGATCTATCTGCTAATTCACATGATTTAAGCAATGAATAAAAAGCCTTGAATTCAAGTGCACTCCAACTCGAGCGGGAAGCATTAGGGAGGAGATTTCTAACAATCCCCACTTACCAAAAAATATCTGAGAAGAATGTAATGTTATGTATCAGGAACGGCAGAATTATAGAGAACAGGCATCAATAATGGAAGAGAGTAGTCCTTTACAGAGACCAATGGACAATATAGCAGTAAAGCCATCAAAAGATCAATGCTTTATGTAACACAGCTTTACAAGCACACTATGAAACATTGAATATCAATTAAGATGGGATATTACCATCCTTTGAACAGTGGCTCTGAATAGCACATCTGAATAACACTGAATAACAACAGTAAATATATGATCGCTATGTAAatgatttaatttgaaaaaaattaatatatctattGAGTGTGTTggttattattctttttgtttttgtattgtgttctatttttttctttttctaaatttggaaaaaaaaaatccaactAAGCAGAGTACAGTTCGTGCTGAaagattttgatatttttcatataCTATCTTTATCTGGtccctaatttttttttgattttggaagcgaagttatttattatagttCGATTTAGTTCAGTAAATAAGggttctttaattattttcttggtAGATGGTTCTGTTTACGAATTATGAGAACCAATCTGACCAGGATGAAAgaactttaaaattttcagAGCACCCTTTAGATCACTTGTATCACTTCATATACTTATGAAGCCCATCTCTTGTTTCCTTCTCCATCACCTTACCATAGCAATGCAGACATCAAATTTCTCCCAAAACTATTCATACCCAAAAGAACTTATCTACCTTTCTCATTCCTCCTCTCAATCTGAGCTTCCCTACCATGTCATGTGAAAGGAAAGGAGGATTCATTATCTGGTTAATTTGGCTGCAATTTAAGGCTTGAAATTTCAGCTTGCATGGATAGGAAAGAAGGAATTCCGTCTAGCTCATTTCTTGTTGGCTTCATACTgcataattgattttaatccAGGAATTAATAACTACAGGTTCCTTTATCTATTGTTTCCAGTGTTGATTTCCAacttattttacatatataatatgggCTTTTGTAAAAATTCTTGGCTTTGTTAGAATCTGGATAACCAACTTTGTTTTCGAGAAAGCTTATGGATTTGAACTTTTATATTCGAGTTGATCCTTTCTAAACCAAAACTAAGATATACTGACaaacttgaaaaaaattgCTTTGTATCTCAGTTTATCAGCTTCAATTTTGGTGAATAAGAATCCAGAACTTGACCAAACCCACCCAACTTGTTTCCTGAGCAAGTATCAAGTGGTGACTTACAAAAAATGCTTACTTGGTTCCAGATAACCATTCCCTCattaatgtattttaaaagattCTAGGTCCACTAATACCTGAATTAATCATGGAATTCATTCTTTGggatcataaatttaaaacagaAGCTGACAACTTATCCAACGACATTAAAACCACATAGCCAAATACCAAAACAGCTTAGTTTCTCAACACTTCAAACTTTGTTACAGCTTACCTGGCAATCCATTCGATCTGTAATTCCCCCATGTCCAGGGATACTGTCACCAAAATCCTGTTGCAAATGGAGGAGGCACACTCAAAATGTTAGAAGATAATGTCAAACATGCAGGTCAGTAAATTTTCCTACTCCATTTTTGGATGCTAAAAGCACTAAGGGTGCACCTTGATCTTAAAAGCTCTTTTGAAACCACTTGCAAAGAAGCCCCCAAAAGGTGCTATTATTGATGCAAACAAACCAAGCCATAAAGCATGCCATTGAACAGGTAGAATGGAGATTTCTTTCCATGGAAACTGCATAAGAGCATAAATGAAGCATTATAATTGCTGAAGAAGCattataatttgatagaaataatgacTGGCCCAAAGATTTCGTCAAACATCATATTTCAATAAGGTATGGTGATTGTACATAGTAAGTATTCGCCACACGGGAAGGTGGGGAACATTCTACAATAAGGTAGTTACGTCAGacattttctttagaaaaaataCAGTAATAGGACGTACTAAATGTTTCTCATGTCAAAATAGATGTTAATGCGATCTTATTTTCTGTCTCAAGTTCAACAAAACCACCTTACTACAAATCTATTATCATGTCTACACATTTATAAGTGTCTTGTTTTAAATAAGTGCATGACATGGAATGAGATATTTTTTGTCATGGCCTAACTATTGAAAACAACTAGATGCTAGATAGAGTAAAAAATGTATTGCAGCATTTAGTGACATGCAAAATGATCACCAAAATGCAATAAACAGCTATCAAATGCTTGCCAATATGCAGGCAGCAAAATTGACTATTCTTACATTTTCCGcaagaaaaattaagtgaaACCAAAAGGTGGCATCAAAACTTACAAAAGGGAATTGCTCAAGTTTAATAAGAATTACATGTATGATGCAACAACATGATGCACAACACAACTAAAAATTACAAAGATCACAAACACTCTAAAACAATAACCATAAGATTATCTAAAATCATATGTCAGAACAACAACAAAGCAAGCAATTGTCATTGTGTTATTAACAAATAGAAAGATAAGGTGTAGACATTCAAATCCAATCGTACTTCCAATTTACTCACCCATTGAGGAACCCATTCTGGTAAGATGAAGTACTCCGGCTTAAATAAAGGTCCAGGATCACATTGAAGCCAACCACTCGATAAATCCTGCATGGTCATAAATCTCTTACAATTACCTAGTTCACCTTATCATGTACATCAATAGATAAATTTAGTAGAATATTCACCTTTCTTGGACATGTTAGCCACTGAAAACGGCCCATCATATTTGCCAGCTGCATGAACAAGCACAAATTTGGTTAACATTTGAAGAATCATCTTGTCAAGACTCTAGTCAAGGTGAAAGCAGTAGGCTTTTGAAGTAATTGAGATGGGCATGAACTTGTAGAAATCTTACAACAAacaaattctaacaaaaaagaaaaaggaactaaaattgactcttttaaaattaaaatacttgaTGGAATAAAACCTTATTAAACATTAAATGTATTACCAAGAACGAAAACTGTAAAATAGAATGAGATTAATGTATTCAAAGAAAACTAATAATGCTCTTCATAATGAGCATCTTAGGAATAtccaaatataaaaagtaaaaaaccTTATTTAAATCCAATAGactctttatttttcactttttagtttacttttattttcataagcattaatagttttattttctctttcactttattttagcttttgccaatagaaaaaagagaattaaaaaaatcaattaataggATGTATAGGAGCTTGTAgtgcatttattaaattaaaatagagagtGAAATTTGGCTCTACACTATTTACTTCATATGTAAAGGATAAAGAGTCCATTGGagttttatttatgagatgactctttaaaataaagaatttgacATATACATAAAGAGTACGTTGGAGATGctctaaaataatttcacaATCATTGCACACTCCTTCTATGGGGAATACAATTCTCACctaacttcttttttatggtATCACTTGTGTAAAAAGTaactttctttatatttaataacttCTAAATTCTATGTATTtgataactttttatattttaaaatttaccacCAATcataagtattaaaataacaaacactgtttcaaaaaaaaaagttactaAGGGAAGATGATATATAGATGTTTAGCAATTTTCCTTTAAATATTCTCTTTTATAACTAAtaattacaaagatttttattaattattgaacaATAGACCTATTAATTAGTAAGGAATGAAGGTTGTcctttgaaaattaattaattaattgaattattgatttaaagaTAAGATATAAGAGAGTCAACTGTACTAAAGAAATGGATAACTCGAGATCACATACTGATTATCATTAGCCTGAAGTAACCAGTGTCTACGACTTCTTCTATTCATAGTTAACTACACAATTGAGACACTAAGCAACAGGTTTCCTAGAGAGCACATAAAATAAGTAGATTAGTAGTTGGGAAAACTCTGCAGACaagaaatatagaataatacACTGCTCACAATGACGCTATAATAGTCAAAACACACtgctcatattttcttttttcttcttttcaccGGGACACTGccatattttcaaatttagaaaCATGTTAACTAAAACTTATTTTGCGGTGAAATAGTCGTTAAGAAACTTAAATTCATTACAGTTGACAGAAAAGGGAGCAGAAGTGGTGCTCACCACAAACGCAGATATCATAGTAGTGACAGAGGCTCCAATGAACCCCTCCCAAGTTTTCTTTGGTGATAACTTAATCAAAGGGGTTCTTCCAAAGAAGAAACCACAGATATAAGCAAATATGTCATTGATGACAATTAGTGAGGCTGGAAGAAGAAACCTACATTGCAGAGATAAGAATAAACTCGAATATCAGGActgatattataaaacttGAGGTCTGTCAACATACAAATGCCAAAAAGAAGTTGAGTTACCAGAAAATCCCTTCAAAAATATTGGCCACAGTAAAAGAGGACTGTGTAAACACCACAATAAGAATCATATGTGTCCATGCATACTGGCCAAATTGATACTTGTACATCTTCTTCTTTAGTGTAAGAATGAACCACATAAAACCTGAGAAGAATTTACAAATGAAATGTAGCATAAAGACATTCTGAAGAACAAACTCATTGTAATAAGCAATAGGAACTCCTAAATAAAAAGGATGATCGCAAATTATATAGAGATAATGTATGTAACCAACCTGCAATATACAAGAAATAACACATAGCCATATGATACTTGATGAGACTGTTCACAAGCTGGAACAAGAATTTGTCTGAAGTCACAGTATTGACTAGCCGCTGACTGAGAATTCGGCCATACACAAATAACATCGCAGTGAAAAAGAAATGCCTGAcaagaaaatagagaaattTGTAAACTCAAATGAAACATGTTTAGAATAATGAAACATTAGATGCAAAAGCCTATTAGATTTCTATTGGAGTTTctattcttcctttttttttttcctgttttGGAAATTGAGTAGCTAAATGGGGATCAAGAGATTCCGGACCCCTTCTATATGTCCGCATGCACTGAATTAAAATAGTACAAAAGCAGACTTACTTTTCATATCAGCAACAACACAGATACtgctttaatttattttttcttaagagTCCAAGCATACAAGCTTAAATTTGTAATCagataaatttgagaaaatctTAGAAATTTGTGGTGAAAATACtgctttaatttattttttcttaagagTCCAAGCATACAAGCTTAAATTTGTAATCagataaatttgagaaaatcttagaaatttgtggtgaaaaataaatatcttgaTCTTTGCAAGGGATACATGATTctttttagttaaataaaagAGTCCATGCACTTGTTACTTTGTGAACATGGAAAATAAAGCCAAATTTATGATGTTTAACTACATCAGTCACtaggaaaaaagaataaaaagttcaaatagacttttttttttcaagctGGGACACTCAATTGCaccaaagtaaaataaaataaaatatgtagtCAAAACAAAAGTTTATCCATTCAAGATGCTGTCATCAtcattttacaaataaatctATTAGTTGccatttgaattaaaataatattcagtTCTATGTAACTAAAAGAGTAGAAATAATCCAAAGCGACAAGATGATGTACTATCCTTACCAATTCAAGAGTCTGAATCCTGGGAGATGCCTATCTTCATGCGCTTTCCTTAGCAGATTGAATAGCTCTTTGGCCATATATATTTGGATGACAACCACCATTGCTGTGATATAGAGATGACCCATGTAGACTATCAAAGCAAAGCTCCCGATCATCCAAACAGTTGAGCAGGTACGTATCCACATGgacttgtatttattttgatcATCAACCAGTAAATGGCCTCCGTTTTCTTTAGCAGCTTCTGGAACAACCTGACAACCGGACAAAACACAGAACTGAAATTTACTTCCCAGCGCTTTTCTAAGGAAAGCATTTTGGCTTCTCATAGAGTAAAATTGCTCAAGTCTCCATGCATGTCAGAAAAATAACACAAGCGATAAGGATTTCACTAACAGAGATTAGAAGCTAGAATACCCTTAAACAGAAGAATGGAATACCAAATGGAAATAAAACTCATTAGTACATGATAATGAACAAACAACATATTGAGATAGGGTAAGCAACCTCATTGGAGCGCTTCCGATGGCGAAGGCGAGAAGATGTTGAGGGGACAGTGGAGTTGTGATCCTTTTGCATGGCTGTTCACTTACTTTGACTTGATGAAGAATCTAGATAAAACTGCATGTATATGGGGCTCAGGGGTTGCTGCCTGACACATGAAATGATACAATGAGCCCTTATTAGTACTAGAGGTAGAAGGATAGGGACGACAAATACAGAAAGAAAAGCAGCAAATGATATGAAGTAAAGTTACATAATGAGAAAGACCAAGCATGGATTGTGTGAAATGCATATTAGTGAGGGAACTTAAATTTGCTGCAGAagcataatagtgatgcaATTTTCAGCAGAAAGgcaaaatcaaagaaaaccAAACATGCTGGTTACAACAAACCTAAATGATTTTCTAAAGTTACATCGTTTTGGGTTTTTAAAATGATGACAATTTATATTTGTGCCCATCATAGATAGGCAAAGGCCTATCTAGAAGACTACTCCACTCGAGCAGCAGTGACAACTGAAAAGAAGGAAATAGATAAAAGAGAAAGCAGAAACTTGCAATTGGAGCAGGTTGAGTTCaactatttcattttattttattttttttagaaaaaggaAGCATTGTAATCTGAAAACAAGAGCATAAGAAAAGTGAATTGTTGAAGAAAAACAGATTCGAACTTTAGAAGGCAGGTAATCAATAAGTTGTGAGCATCTAAATGGGGATTAATTTCACAAAGAagtaaattcaaaattgaagcaGAGAAGAGAAACCCCAATCGACAGTGAAATCCAAATTCGAAAAAAAAAGTTTGCTgaaaatcaaaaaagaaaggagcAAAAGATCCAATGTTTATACCATAAAAAtaggaaagaaaacaaagaaacatgagaaatagaaagagattaAAAGCAAGGAAACCTTACCTgctttagaaaataaatatatagaagtAGAAGAAGCGGAGAGCaactctttcttcttctttaatctttttaacaCATAACAGAACAGAAGagagaataagaataatagCAACCAG comes from Ricinus communis isolate WT05 ecotype wild-type chromosome 5, ASM1957865v1, whole genome shotgun sequence and encodes:
- the LOC8277945 gene encoding phosphatidate cytidylyltransferase 1 produces the protein MQKDHNSTVPSTSSRLRHRKRSNEVVPEAAKENGGHLLVDDQNKYKSMWIRTCSTVWMIGSFALIVYMGHLYITAMVVVIQIYMAKELFNLLRKAHEDRHLPGFRLLNWHFFFTAMLFVYGRILSQRLVNTVTSDKFLFQLVNSLIKYHMAMCYFLYIAGFMWFILTLKKKMYKYQFGQYAWTHMILIVVFTQSSFTVANIFEGIFWFLLPASLIVINDIFAYICGFFFGRTPLIKLSPKKTWEGFIGASVTTMISAFVLANMMGRFQWLTCPRKDLSSGWLQCDPGPLFKPEYFILPEWVPQWFPWKEISILPVQWHALWLGLFASIIAPFGGFFASGFKRAFKIKDFGDSIPGHGGITDRMDCQMVMAVFAYIYHQSFVVPQSISVEMILDQILANLTFEEQYALYMKLGEMVRERVVGRS